The stretch of DNA AGAGTTTGTTGCCTCTGACAGTAAAAACTGAAGGCTGAGAGTTTGCACCATAGAATTCACTCAGTAAATTCACCATTGAGGGGGAACTCGAAGGGTTGCAGATTTTAACCAGTTAACCTGAATAACATCCATCAGGTagctgtcatccccattttacagatgggaaaagaaCGGTAGCGACATCAACTAAGACCTGGCCACAGACACAGAGAGTTCGGGGGTTCTAGAAAAAGAAGTTAACTTTGCTGGCAGCGCCTCATTATCACCTCACTCATCACCGCATTCATTACACTGAGTTGCTCGCCATTATCTGTTTGCTgcttttgctcttctttcctcATTTAAATGAACTGACTTCCTCAAAAGGAGAGCGTTCAGGAGAAAATCGTCCTGAAGAATCTACAGTGAACGTGCTCTCATTAAACAGGGAGGGTTTGGCCCTGGGATCTGCTTTCCACTTTCCTCCCGTGAGAGCTGGCTCTGAGGTTGATTCTCTCCATACCGTCAACAGGACTAACCAGGTGGAATGAGCCAGGAGCCCCAAAGATCATTCCAGAATCTCTGTGGGAAGAGCTCTCTTTCTGGTCTCCCACACTCACAGAGAGGGGTGCTTATTCAACAAGAGCTGAAGCTAAATTAGCCCCTTTTCCTCCAAAGTTAACCAGGAAGCCCACTGCATCATCTTTAAGCTAAATGAACTCTCTGAAATAAAAGACAAGTATTTGTCTTTTAGTTTGTGACCGTTGTTAGGATTTATGCATCAAGATGATTGCAAGTTGGGTTCTCCTCCTCCTGCTACACCCAAGTAGCAGGTTCATTCCCTGCCAAGTTCCCAGAAGAGGTCACTAAGCTTCAACAAGCAGAGGAGAGCaaggatttttctttctcctacaaTCCCAGGCCACGGAGAGCTCTAGGCTCTGCTGCTAGATGgtggaaagaggaaaaagtgGAGGAGGTGTTTTGGTGTTCAGTAAGGCAAATCTCCATACCCCTGCCCCGAGTTGAGGACAAGGTCCGTTCCTGGCCCCCCTCTTCTACTGCAGGCAGAGGCTCCCACGCCCCaggtgggatggagggagagagctTGGGAATCGGTTCTGTGTGGGCTCGTCTCCTTCCTGCAGCTCCTCACAGGGCTGGGCTATCTGAGCACGGGGGGCATCCTACAGATTCGCAAAGAAGCCGCTTGGGGTAGCCACGCCTCATTTCCTGCTCAACAGGCAAATGACCCACACTTGTCATGGTTGCTTGGTGCCGGAGGTTCCCCTCCTGTGCCACAGATGGCCCACTCCAGCCCTGGGACTTTTGGTAGGCTCTGGATTACCAACGTTCGGGAAGCTTCCAGAACCCCTCACCAGTTCATGAGCACTCTCCTTGCTCCCATCCTCAGCTCTGAAATTCTCTGATGGTGAGTACAACTTCTACCACACAACTGCTCAGAGACTGGAGAGgtttttcaggaaaaaagaatgaagacgaGAACAGAATAAAGCCCTGGGCTCCTCACCATCGCTGACTCACTACACATCCTGTTAAAACTGGTTTCTCAGTCACAGCAAACAGAATCTATCACTACATCAAGCCAGAAAGGATTCTCTCTGTCTAGAGAGGTTCTGTGCTTGGAATTATATCCAATTTGTTTTAAGTAAAAGATCGTGGAAAACTCAAGTGGCACTCACAAAGCAGGagccctgcctgcctgccggTGCCAGCTCTCCACAGCCTGGGAATGGCACCTTTCCAGCCCACATTCCTTGCCTCCGAGGGGAGGTAGCCCCCAGAATTATGCAAATTCCTCCATTTCAGTGGGAGGCAGCGGTGTAAGATTAGAAAAAGATCTCAGCATTCTTTCTGATCCAAGTCATGATAAAATATCTTTGCCTCTGCAAACTTCTGCACCAGATTTGTGGCTAAAATGTGCAAGACCGAAGCTGTCAGACACACACCCACCCCACTGGAAAAAGAACCCGAAGAATGGTGATGAGATCCATAAAATGAAATCTTTGGGCTCCAAATGCCCCTCATACTTGCATCGAAAGTTGCTCACACCTTACCCTGAAGTGACAGAATTCCAGAAAATATTCATCTAAGAAAATTATCTATATTACAGTTAAATTAATGCAACACCGGAAAAGAGAACTATTTATGAAAGTGTTTGTCTGGATTTCAACACTCCATTGACAGAGGTTGCCCCGGCAGAAAGGAGAAAGTGACAGCCttacctcccccctccccccccccacacacagggTAAGTCATGATATTCACTCAACTTTTAATTTTCGTTTTTCCTTCTCCAGTGCAGTGTAATCTAATCTTAGCAGTAGGAATGTGGTTTCTGTGGGTTAGACCCATTAGTCTAAACCAGTAAGGAAGATACCCGCGTTCCACAAGACCCCATGATGATAGCGAAATAACCGCACAATTTCCCAGTGCTTCCTGTCAAATTTCCGGCTCAAAAAGGGAAGGGGTTGTTAAGGACAGTTCAGGCCAATAATGTATAGGGCCTTCCCAACCTGACTCTGGGCTGGACGCCTTGCAAAACTCCTCCCTCCTAGACCTTTGGGCTTTGCTATCGGCTCTGCAAAGCCACGTGCTTGCTGGCTGAGCTTCACCTGAGAGAAATATACAGAGCCGGCCCTGCCTCCATTCTCAGTGGAGAGGTTCTATtttctaagtgtgtgtgtgtgtgtgtgtgtgtgttctaagtgtgtgtgtgtgtgtgtgtatggctggGGAAGCGGCAGCACAAGCAAAGGTTAACAACGTGCCCACAGTAGCCTTTCAGAGGGCTCTGCCACGGCTCAAGAAGAAGGCATCGTCTCGTTCCCCTTGAAGACCCCCAGGGTGGCATCCAACTCGGGGCTGCCTAAGAGGCAACTACTAACTTGGGGCCCCAAAGCATCACCCCCGGGGGCCTGGTCCGAGGCGCGCGGGcggtctctccctctctgctcctTTGACAATCCTGCGGCCGCGGAAAGGCAGTCTCCACAATAGCAATCCCCAAAGCGCTCCGGTCTCCTGCCCCAAACCCAGCAGCCAGACCAGTGAGACCGGCAGAACAGTCGGTTCCCTTGCCGGAACTCGGAGGAAAGTTTCCCCGTTCGAAAGAGCGCGATTCTCGAATGAATCGAAAACACCCCTCCGGCTCCCCGGTCCTCCGGGATCGGCGCCTCCACCTCGGGCGCAACCCGGGGCGCACGCGGTCCGGACGCTCCACCCTCCCCCAGCGGCCGCCTGTCACCCCGGGGGACGCCGACTGGGGTCGCCCGCTCGGTAACCGCCGCGCTCCCCCGGAGCTTCCCTCTGCGGCCACGTTTGCCAAACAAAAAGAGGCAGGCTTTGGAGAAGGCGCCGCGGGCTCACCTCGGGGCCGCGCTCCCCCGGCCTCGCCGCTGGTCTCCGAGCCGCCAGCCGCCCCGCCGGGCGCCTCGGAGCATTGTTTGGAGAGTGTGTGCGCGCGTTGCGTGCCCGGCCGCGGGCGGTGTCGTCTGCCTGGGCCCGGCGGCCGGGTGGCAGCTGCGAGCGCGGCTCCGCCCCCTCCGCCTCCGGTGGCACCGCCCGCCCAGCCCCAGCCGCACCTCCGGAGTCCTTGCCGCCGCCCCACGCCCCCCGCCGGCGGGCGCGCTCCCTGGCCCCTGATTCCTCCCGGAGATCcacgccccgcccctccctcacGCTCCCGACGGAGGCTCCGCCCCCAGCCCGAGACTTGGAGGCGTCACGACCCCTGAGCGAGCGCCCGTTTGCACCCCTCTCCAAGGAGGGCCCGCGGGGTTCTGCAGGGGCGAGTTTCGGTGTCTAAAGCCTTCCTTTTCCCATGATGTGCGCATAGGTATGTAGTTGTCTTGCGTTCCTTCATCCTGCCTGCTCTGCGAGACCCTGAGAGGACCAGAGAGGCGTGGAGGGTACAGCCCCAGAGCTGGAGCggggggaaggaaagagaggggtCCGGAGGGGAATGATGAGGTCAGGACCGAGACGCGTTCCGAAAGCTGCGTGGGCACCGAGATTGTCATGACTGTTGCAGGTAGGAGGAGGCTGACGCACGACCCAGCCGGACTGGGAGTTCTGACAGCGCGTTCTGGGTCCTGCTCAGTCCCTCGACTGAGGCCTCAGGCAAATGGCTTAACCTCCTTGAACTATAGTTTTCTGAAAGAGGAATACAACGGTTGGAGTGGAAAGAGCTGGTCTTCCTCCACGCTGGGACAATGAGGGCTTCCGCAGGCCAGTATTACACCTGTGTTTACACCGTTTCCAGTAAGTGACTCATTCACTGAGATAGAATGAGTTCCAGATAGTCCTCGGGCTAAAAATC from Balaenoptera ricei isolate mBalRic1 chromosome 21, mBalRic1.hap2, whole genome shotgun sequence encodes:
- the LOC132356742 gene encoding basic salivary proline-rich protein 1-like, encoding MNRKHPSGSPVLRDRRLHLGRNPGRTRSGRSTLPQRPPVTPGDADWGRPLGNRRAPPELPSAATFAKQKEAGFGEGAAGSPRGRAPPASPLVSEPPAAPPGASEHCLESVCARCVPGRGRCRLPGPGGRVAAASAAPPPPPPVAPPAQPQPHLRSPCRRPTPPAGGRAPWPLIPPGDPRPAPPSRSRRRLRPQPETWRRHDP